One genomic window of Gossypium hirsutum isolate 1008001.06 chromosome D11, Gossypium_hirsutum_v2.1, whole genome shotgun sequence includes the following:
- the LOC121223701 gene encoding 46 kDa FK506-binding nuclear protein, translating to MRIRKNAKLSSLIHSEGSRAESVHVCELNQSPWDVISFAQDPYPSYLHHQFEAEDSFNGNGSLGDSIGAVESVASMMESEDKAIMKVEGMVIDDNDEVKFGFQTQCEEEEEGSKQERVLKSCGNDSGNNPSKKSDKNNYQLTGNRRGRARAAKKGSSSASNPYEFYYYSGFGPSWGRRRGGEMRKNIIEGKEVENNSSAVTAQNNTTPSSSSQFDNNEEFDYVDDEDDEYDDDEEDENVDSGKKRMRKPIKARSLKSLM from the exons ATGAGGATTCGGAAGAACGCGAAGCTATCGTCGCTGATACACTCCGAGGGTTCAAGGGCTGAGAGTGTGCACGTGTGCGAGCTGAACCAGTCGCCATGGGATGTGATTTCCTTCGCTCAAGACCCATACCCATCGTATCTTCATCACCAG TTCGAAGCAGAAGATAGTTTTAATGGAAATGGGAGCTTAGGCGATTCTATTGGTGCTGTCGAGAG CGTAGCGTCGATGATGGAGAGTGAAGATAAAGCGATAATGAAAGTGGAAGGCATGGTTATCGACGATAACGACGAGGTGAAATTTGGGTTTCAGACCCAATGCGAAGAGGAAGAAGAGGGATCCAAGCAAGAGCGTGTGCTGAAATCTTGCGGCAACGATAGCGGAAATAATCCCAGCAAGAAATCGGACAAGAATAATTACCAGCTAACCGGTAACCGCCGCGGACGAGCCCGAGCCGCCAAGAAAGGGTCGTCGTCAGCGTCGAACCCGTACGAATTTTACTATTATTCGGGGTTCGGGCCGTCGTGGGGAAGGAGAAGAGGCGGCGAAATGAGGAAGAATATTATCGAGGGTAAAGAAGTTGAAAACAACAGCAGCGCTGTCACCGCTCAAAACAATACGACGCCGTCGTCGTCTTCGCAATTCGATAATAATGAAGAATTTGATTATGTGGATGATGAGGATGATGAATATGATGATGACGAGGAGGACGAGAACGTAGATAGTGGCAAGAAACGGATGAGGAAACCTATTAAAGCAAGATCATTAAAGTCCTTAATGTGA
- the LOC107923089 gene encoding brassinosteroid-responsive RING protein 1 — translation MGFPVGYSEVFLPKLFVHMLWFLGFIRCLIVTLFSYLGLSDFLEPDTVWQDNRTRITPENPPVSALLIREILPVIKFEELVVVGDPPESCAVCLYEFEGGEEIRWLRNCRHVFHRACLDRWMDHDQKTCPLCRTPFVPDELQDEFNQRLWSASGVGDLHSEYVSVPGL, via the coding sequence ATGGGGTTTCCAGTTGGTTACAGCGAAGTTTTCTTACCGAAACTCTTCGTCCACATGCTTTGGTTTCTGGGTTTCATCCGATGTCTAATTGTTACTCTTTTTAGCTACCTCGGACTCTCCGATTTCCTCGAACCAGACACTGTCTGGCAGGATAATCGGACCCGAATTACACCCGAGAACCCGCCCGTATCAGCTCTTCTGATCCGTGAAATCCTTCCCGTCATAAAGTTCGAGGAGCTCGTCGTCGTGGGGGATCCACCGGAGAGTTGTGCCGTTTGCTTGTACGAGTTCGAAGGAGGTGAAGAGATCAGGTGGTTGAGGAACTGTAGGCACGTTTTCCATCGGGCGTGTTTGGACCGTTGGATGGACCATGATCAGAAAACATGTCCGCTCTGTAGGACACCGTTTGTGCCCGACGAGTTGCAGGATGAGTTCAATCAACGACTCTGGTCTGCTTCCGGTGTCGGTGATTTACACAGTGAGTACGTTTCGGTTCCGGGATTgtag